One genomic region from Quercus robur chromosome 4, dhQueRobu3.1, whole genome shotgun sequence encodes:
- the LOC126724043 gene encoding receptor-like protein 15 isoform X3, whose translation MWNSNFKAFSNLEELYLDDNEIDDFVKTTTKGSNNLPKLQVLELGWNKVNARIFKSLSTFTSLKILRMRGNNLEGSFTTEGWCELKKLQEIDLSNNNFEGRLPSCMANLTSLRVLDLSNNHFNGNIVQSPLSSLTSLEYLSFSDNNFSISSTFSFLFNLSNLKILLSDNNILALEPDSLTLIPTFQLKVLSLSNCSINIHNRTPPRFLHCQYDLQIIKLSHNKLVGQFPYWLLENNTRLEIFIVNNNSFTGPFMVPYDIRPNMLSIDISDNYLHGPIPTNLGLIFPNLESLKMSRNKFEGNIPSSFGNLVFLQGLDLSDNHFSGTIPMHSIMGCYNLELLILSNNSFSGQIFPTNSNWTKLGNLHLDNNHFSGTLPTWMGNMTYLEDIVMAKNHFEGPIPIELCKLVSLTFLDLSDNNLFGSVPSCFNSSSIRFFQLNKNCLSGPIPSSFQNNSKLLTLNLRDNHLTGNIPNWIGSLSSLRILLLKENHLGGQIPIQLCLLQNLNILDLSYNKFSSLIPHCLSNITFDASVHGTSLTHLSLGEAYLRSLSLYLNTKSIIIEDLPDDISPFNGFVNVEEEVEFTTKTRTYSYKGDILEYMFGIDLSCNNLAGKIPLELGRMSSNIRALNLSHNSLFGPIPVTFSNLKQIESLDLSYNNLNDKIPPQLTEMTSLAVFSVAHNNLSGTTPERKNQFGTFDESSYDGNPLLCGPPLQNSCTKMTPPSTMPVDNEGEEGDIFMDMGVFYISFVVAYITVLLGILAVLYINPYWRRAWFNLIEVCIDTCYCFFVVHYHKLFNFSLA comes from the exons atgtggaattcaaacttcaaagcatTTAGCAACTTGGAGGAGCTCTACTTGGATGACAATGAGATCGATGACTTCgtgaaaacaacaacaaaag GTTCAAACAACTTACCTAAGCTGCAAGTCCTAGAGTTGGGTTGGAACAAAGTTAATGCACGAATTTTCAAGTCATTGAGCACCTTCACATCATTGAAGATCTTAAGAATGAGAGGAAACAATTTGGAAGGATCGTTTACAACTGAAG GCTGGTGTGAACTTAAGAAGCTCCAAGAGATAGACCTCAGCAACAATAATTTTGAAGGGAGACTACCTTCATGTATGGCAAACTTGACATCACTCCGGGTATTGGATCTCTCTAACAATCACTTCAATGGGAACATTGTCCAGTCTCCACTATCAAGTTTGACATCACTTGAGTACCTTTCTTTCTCTGATAACAACTTCTCAATCTCATCCacattttccttccttttcaacCTCTCAAATCTTAAGATCCTATTAAGTGATAACAATATATTAGCTTTGGAACCTGACTCTCTTACTTTGATTCCAACCTTCCAATTAAAGGTTCTCAGTTTGTCAAATTGCTCAATTAACATTCACAATAGGACACCTCCCAGATTTCTTCATTGCCAATATGAtttgcaaataattaaactCTCTCACAATAAGTTGGTTGGGCAGTTCCCTTACTGGTTGTTAGAGAACAATACAAGATTGGAGATCTTTATTGTAAATAATAACTCTTTCACGGGGCCTTTTATGGTGCCATATGATATTCGTCCCAACATGTTGAGCATAGATATTTCTGATAATTACTTACATGGTCCAATTCCCACAAACCTCGgtttaatttttccaaatttagaATCTTTAAAAATGTCTAGAAATAAATTTGAAGGCAATATTCCTTCTTCTTTTGGGAATTTGGTTTTCTTACAGGGTCTAGACTTGTCTGATAATCATTTCTCGGGAACCATACCAATGCATTCCATAATGGGTTGCTACAATTTAGAATTACTCATATTATCAAACAATAGCTTCAGTGGCCAAATATTTCCTACCAATTCTAATTGGACTAAGCTAGGAAATTTACATTTGGACAACAATCACTTCTCAGGCACGCTTCCAACATGGATGGGGAACATGACATATTTAGAAGATATTGTTATGgccaaaaatcattttgaagGTCCTATTCCAATTGAGTTATGCAAACTCGTTTCTCTTACATTTCTTGACCTTTCGGACAACAATCTTTTTGGCTCTGTTCCATCTTGCTTCAATTCCTCAAGTATCcgtttttttcaattaaataaaaattgcttGAGCGGTCCAATTCCAAGTTCTTTCCAAAACAACTCCAAACTACTTACACTGAATCTTCGAGATAACCATCTAACTGGAAACATTCCTAATTGGATTGGCAGCCTCTCATCATTGAGAATTCTTCTcttgaaagaaaatcatttAGGAGGTCAAATTCCAATTCAACTATGCCTTTTGCAGAACTTAAACATTTTGGATCTTTcctacaataaattttcaagtCTAATTCCTCATTGCTTGAGTAACATTACTTTTGATGCATCTGTCCATGGAACTTCTTTAACACATTTATCTTTAGGGGAAGCTTATTTAAGGAGTTTGTCATTATATTTGAAcacaaaatcaataattatCGAAGATCTGCCTGATGATATATCTCCGTTTAATGGATTTGTGAATGTTGAAGAAGAAGTAGAGTTCACAACAAAAACTAGAACTTACTCTTACAAGGGTGACATCCTCGAGTACATGTTTGGAATTGACCTCTCGTGCAACAACCTAGCAGGTAAAATCCCACTGGAACTCGGTAGGATGAGCAGCAACATTCGTGCATTGAACTTGTCACACAATAGTCTATTCGGACCCATCCCGGTAACATTCTCAAATCTAAAGCAAATAGAGAGTCTGGATCTTTCATACAACAATTTGAATGACAAAATTCCACCTCAGTTGACCGAAATGACCTCTCTAGCGGTCTTTAGTGTGGCACACAACAACTTATCAGGCACAACACCagagagaaaaaatcaattTGGAACATTTGATGAAAGCAGTTACGATGGGAACCCTCTCCTGTGTGGACCTCCATTACAGAATAGTTGCACCAAAATGACACCACCATCTACAATGCCAGTGGATAATGAAGGGGAAGAAGGTGATATTTTCATGGACATGGGTGTCTTCTACATAAGCTTTGTGGTGGCTTACATAACAGTCCTGTTGGGAATTCTTGCAGTTCTTTACATAAATCCATACTGGCGTAGGGCGTGGTTTAACCTCATTGAAGTGTGCATTGACACTTGCTACTGCTTTTTTGTGGTTCATTACCATAAGTTGTTCAATTTCAGCCTTGCATAG
- the LOC126724043 gene encoding receptor-like protein 15 isoform X2 translates to MWNSNFKAFSNLEELYLDDNEIDDFVKTTTKGSNNLPKLQVLELGWNKVNARIFKSLSTFTSLKILRMRGNNLEGSFTTEVSYCGLNGTLPDRGWCELKKLQEIDLSNNNFEGRLPSCMANLTSLRVLDLSNNHFNGNIVQSPLSSLTSLEYLSFSDNNFSISSTFSFLFNLSNLKILLSDNNILALEPDSLTLIPTFQLKVLSLSNCSINIHNRTPPRFLHCQYDLQIIKLSHNKLVGQFPYWLLENNTRLEIFIVNNNSFTGPFMVPYDIRPNMLSIDISDNYLHGPIPTNLGLIFPNLESLKMSRNKFEGNIPSSFGNLVFLQGLDLSDNHFSGTIPMHSIMGCYNLELLILSNNSFSGQIFPTNSNWTKLGNLHLDNNHFSGTLPTWMGNMTYLEDIVMAKNHFEGPIPIELCKLVSLTFLDLSDNNLFGSVPSCFNSSSIRFFQLNKNCLSGPIPSSFQNNSKLLTLNLRDNHLTGNIPNWIGSLSSLRILLLKENHLGGQIPIQLCLLQNLNILDLSYNKFSSLIPHCLSNITFDASVHGTSLTHLSLGEAYLRSLSLYLNTKSIIIEDLPDDISPFNGFVNVEEEVEFTTKTRTYSYKGDILEYMFGIDLSCNNLAGKIPLELGRMSSNIRALNLSHNSLFGPIPVTFSNLKQIESLDLSYNNLNDKIPPQLTEMTSLAVFSVAHNNLSGTTPERKNQFGTFDESSYDGNPLLCGPPLQNSCTKMTPPSTMPVDNEGEEGDIFMDMGVFYISFVVAYITVLLGILAVLYINPYWRRAWFNLIEVCIDTCYCFFVVHYHKLFNFSLA, encoded by the exons atgtggaattcaaacttcaaagcatTTAGCAACTTGGAGGAGCTCTACTTGGATGACAATGAGATCGATGACTTCgtgaaaacaacaacaaaag GTTCAAACAACTTACCTAAGCTGCAAGTCCTAGAGTTGGGTTGGAACAAAGTTAATGCACGAATTTTCAAGTCATTGAGCACCTTCACATCATTGAAGATCTTAAGAATGAGAGGAAACAATTTGGAAGGATCGTTTACAACTGAAG TGAGCTACTGTGGACTGAATGGCACCCTACCTGATCgag GCTGGTGTGAACTTAAGAAGCTCCAAGAGATAGACCTCAGCAACAATAATTTTGAAGGGAGACTACCTTCATGTATGGCAAACTTGACATCACTCCGGGTATTGGATCTCTCTAACAATCACTTCAATGGGAACATTGTCCAGTCTCCACTATCAAGTTTGACATCACTTGAGTACCTTTCTTTCTCTGATAACAACTTCTCAATCTCATCCacattttccttccttttcaacCTCTCAAATCTTAAGATCCTATTAAGTGATAACAATATATTAGCTTTGGAACCTGACTCTCTTACTTTGATTCCAACCTTCCAATTAAAGGTTCTCAGTTTGTCAAATTGCTCAATTAACATTCACAATAGGACACCTCCCAGATTTCTTCATTGCCAATATGAtttgcaaataattaaactCTCTCACAATAAGTTGGTTGGGCAGTTCCCTTACTGGTTGTTAGAGAACAATACAAGATTGGAGATCTTTATTGTAAATAATAACTCTTTCACGGGGCCTTTTATGGTGCCATATGATATTCGTCCCAACATGTTGAGCATAGATATTTCTGATAATTACTTACATGGTCCAATTCCCACAAACCTCGgtttaatttttccaaatttagaATCTTTAAAAATGTCTAGAAATAAATTTGAAGGCAATATTCCTTCTTCTTTTGGGAATTTGGTTTTCTTACAGGGTCTAGACTTGTCTGATAATCATTTCTCGGGAACCATACCAATGCATTCCATAATGGGTTGCTACAATTTAGAATTACTCATATTATCAAACAATAGCTTCAGTGGCCAAATATTTCCTACCAATTCTAATTGGACTAAGCTAGGAAATTTACATTTGGACAACAATCACTTCTCAGGCACGCTTCCAACATGGATGGGGAACATGACATATTTAGAAGATATTGTTATGgccaaaaatcattttgaagGTCCTATTCCAATTGAGTTATGCAAACTCGTTTCTCTTACATTTCTTGACCTTTCGGACAACAATCTTTTTGGCTCTGTTCCATCTTGCTTCAATTCCTCAAGTATCcgtttttttcaattaaataaaaattgcttGAGCGGTCCAATTCCAAGTTCTTTCCAAAACAACTCCAAACTACTTACACTGAATCTTCGAGATAACCATCTAACTGGAAACATTCCTAATTGGATTGGCAGCCTCTCATCATTGAGAATTCTTCTcttgaaagaaaatcatttAGGAGGTCAAATTCCAATTCAACTATGCCTTTTGCAGAACTTAAACATTTTGGATCTTTcctacaataaattttcaagtCTAATTCCTCATTGCTTGAGTAACATTACTTTTGATGCATCTGTCCATGGAACTTCTTTAACACATTTATCTTTAGGGGAAGCTTATTTAAGGAGTTTGTCATTATATTTGAAcacaaaatcaataattatCGAAGATCTGCCTGATGATATATCTCCGTTTAATGGATTTGTGAATGTTGAAGAAGAAGTAGAGTTCACAACAAAAACTAGAACTTACTCTTACAAGGGTGACATCCTCGAGTACATGTTTGGAATTGACCTCTCGTGCAACAACCTAGCAGGTAAAATCCCACTGGAACTCGGTAGGATGAGCAGCAACATTCGTGCATTGAACTTGTCACACAATAGTCTATTCGGACCCATCCCGGTAACATTCTCAAATCTAAAGCAAATAGAGAGTCTGGATCTTTCATACAACAATTTGAATGACAAAATTCCACCTCAGTTGACCGAAATGACCTCTCTAGCGGTCTTTAGTGTGGCACACAACAACTTATCAGGCACAACACCagagagaaaaaatcaattTGGAACATTTGATGAAAGCAGTTACGATGGGAACCCTCTCCTGTGTGGACCTCCATTACAGAATAGTTGCACCAAAATGACACCACCATCTACAATGCCAGTGGATAATGAAGGGGAAGAAGGTGATATTTTCATGGACATGGGTGTCTTCTACATAAGCTTTGTGGTGGCTTACATAACAGTCCTGTTGGGAATTCTTGCAGTTCTTTACATAAATCCATACTGGCGTAGGGCGTGGTTTAACCTCATTGAAGTGTGCATTGACACTTGCTACTGCTTTTTTGTGGTTCATTACCATAAGTTGTTCAATTTCAGCCTTGCATAG
- the LOC126724043 gene encoding receptor-like protein 15 isoform X4: MWLQSLGKQMLMAEKGSGSKIKLKEKMRNKLSKLNNLEQLMLDRSSIDKSLLHKIGVMTSLNVLAVSYCGLNGTLPDRGWCELKKLQEIDLSNNNFEGRLPSCMANLTSLRVLDLSNNHFNGNIVQSPLSSLTSLEYLSFSDNNFSISSTFSFLFNLSNLKILLSDNNILALEPDSLTLIPTFQLKVLSLSNCSINIHNRTPPRFLHCQYDLQIIKLSHNKLVGQFPYWLLENNTRLEIFIVNNNSFTGPFMVPYDIRPNMLSIDISDNYLHGPIPTNLGLIFPNLESLKMSRNKFEGNIPSSFGNLVFLQGLDLSDNHFSGTIPMHSIMGCYNLELLILSNNSFSGQIFPTNSNWTKLGNLHLDNNHFSGTLPTWMGNMTYLEDIVMAKNHFEGPIPIELCKLVSLTFLDLSDNNLFGSVPSCFNSSSIRFFQLNKNCLSGPIPSSFQNNSKLLTLNLRDNHLTGNIPNWIGSLSSLRILLLKENHLGGQIPIQLCLLQNLNILDLSYNKFSSLIPHCLSNITFDASVHGTSLTHLSLGEAYLRSLSLYLNTKSIIIEDLPDDISPFNGFVNVEEEVEFTTKTRTYSYKGDILEYMFGIDLSCNNLAGKIPLELGRMSSNIRALNLSHNSLFGPIPVTFSNLKQIESLDLSYNNLNDKIPPQLTEMTSLAVFSVAHNNLSGTTPERKNQFGTFDESSYDGNPLLCGPPLQNSCTKMTPPSTMPVDNEGEEGDIFMDMGVFYISFVVAYITVLLGILAVLYINPYWRRAWFNLIEVCIDTCYCFFVVHYHKLFNFSLA, translated from the exons ATGTGGCTCCAATCTCTAGGAAAGCAAATGCTAATGGCGGAGAAGGGCAGTGGCTCAAAGATCAAGctaaaggagaaaatgagaaata aGTTGAGCAAACTAAACAACCTTGAACAGTTGATGTTGGATCGTTCATCGATTGATAAAAGTCTTCTTCATAAAATTGGAGTTATGACTTCTCTTAATGTATTGGCAGTGAGCTACTGTGGACTGAATGGCACCCTACCTGATCgag GCTGGTGTGAACTTAAGAAGCTCCAAGAGATAGACCTCAGCAACAATAATTTTGAAGGGAGACTACCTTCATGTATGGCAAACTTGACATCACTCCGGGTATTGGATCTCTCTAACAATCACTTCAATGGGAACATTGTCCAGTCTCCACTATCAAGTTTGACATCACTTGAGTACCTTTCTTTCTCTGATAACAACTTCTCAATCTCATCCacattttccttccttttcaacCTCTCAAATCTTAAGATCCTATTAAGTGATAACAATATATTAGCTTTGGAACCTGACTCTCTTACTTTGATTCCAACCTTCCAATTAAAGGTTCTCAGTTTGTCAAATTGCTCAATTAACATTCACAATAGGACACCTCCCAGATTTCTTCATTGCCAATATGAtttgcaaataattaaactCTCTCACAATAAGTTGGTTGGGCAGTTCCCTTACTGGTTGTTAGAGAACAATACAAGATTGGAGATCTTTATTGTAAATAATAACTCTTTCACGGGGCCTTTTATGGTGCCATATGATATTCGTCCCAACATGTTGAGCATAGATATTTCTGATAATTACTTACATGGTCCAATTCCCACAAACCTCGgtttaatttttccaaatttagaATCTTTAAAAATGTCTAGAAATAAATTTGAAGGCAATATTCCTTCTTCTTTTGGGAATTTGGTTTTCTTACAGGGTCTAGACTTGTCTGATAATCATTTCTCGGGAACCATACCAATGCATTCCATAATGGGTTGCTACAATTTAGAATTACTCATATTATCAAACAATAGCTTCAGTGGCCAAATATTTCCTACCAATTCTAATTGGACTAAGCTAGGAAATTTACATTTGGACAACAATCACTTCTCAGGCACGCTTCCAACATGGATGGGGAACATGACATATTTAGAAGATATTGTTATGgccaaaaatcattttgaagGTCCTATTCCAATTGAGTTATGCAAACTCGTTTCTCTTACATTTCTTGACCTTTCGGACAACAATCTTTTTGGCTCTGTTCCATCTTGCTTCAATTCCTCAAGTATCcgtttttttcaattaaataaaaattgcttGAGCGGTCCAATTCCAAGTTCTTTCCAAAACAACTCCAAACTACTTACACTGAATCTTCGAGATAACCATCTAACTGGAAACATTCCTAATTGGATTGGCAGCCTCTCATCATTGAGAATTCTTCTcttgaaagaaaatcatttAGGAGGTCAAATTCCAATTCAACTATGCCTTTTGCAGAACTTAAACATTTTGGATCTTTcctacaataaattttcaagtCTAATTCCTCATTGCTTGAGTAACATTACTTTTGATGCATCTGTCCATGGAACTTCTTTAACACATTTATCTTTAGGGGAAGCTTATTTAAGGAGTTTGTCATTATATTTGAAcacaaaatcaataattatCGAAGATCTGCCTGATGATATATCTCCGTTTAATGGATTTGTGAATGTTGAAGAAGAAGTAGAGTTCACAACAAAAACTAGAACTTACTCTTACAAGGGTGACATCCTCGAGTACATGTTTGGAATTGACCTCTCGTGCAACAACCTAGCAGGTAAAATCCCACTGGAACTCGGTAGGATGAGCAGCAACATTCGTGCATTGAACTTGTCACACAATAGTCTATTCGGACCCATCCCGGTAACATTCTCAAATCTAAAGCAAATAGAGAGTCTGGATCTTTCATACAACAATTTGAATGACAAAATTCCACCTCAGTTGACCGAAATGACCTCTCTAGCGGTCTTTAGTGTGGCACACAACAACTTATCAGGCACAACACCagagagaaaaaatcaattTGGAACATTTGATGAAAGCAGTTACGATGGGAACCCTCTCCTGTGTGGACCTCCATTACAGAATAGTTGCACCAAAATGACACCACCATCTACAATGCCAGTGGATAATGAAGGGGAAGAAGGTGATATTTTCATGGACATGGGTGTCTTCTACATAAGCTTTGTGGTGGCTTACATAACAGTCCTGTTGGGAATTCTTGCAGTTCTTTACATAAATCCATACTGGCGTAGGGCGTGGTTTAACCTCATTGAAGTGTGCATTGACACTTGCTACTGCTTTTTTGTGGTTCATTACCATAAGTTGTTCAATTTCAGCCTTGCATAG
- the LOC126724043 gene encoding receptor-like protein 15 isoform X1: protein MWNSNFKAFSNLEELYLDDNEIDDFVKTTTKGSNNLPKLQVLELGWNKVNARIFKSLSTFTSLKILRMRGNNLEGSFTTEELSKLNNLEQLMLDRSSIDKSLLHKIGVMTSLNVLAVSYCGLNGTLPDRGWCELKKLQEIDLSNNNFEGRLPSCMANLTSLRVLDLSNNHFNGNIVQSPLSSLTSLEYLSFSDNNFSISSTFSFLFNLSNLKILLSDNNILALEPDSLTLIPTFQLKVLSLSNCSINIHNRTPPRFLHCQYDLQIIKLSHNKLVGQFPYWLLENNTRLEIFIVNNNSFTGPFMVPYDIRPNMLSIDISDNYLHGPIPTNLGLIFPNLESLKMSRNKFEGNIPSSFGNLVFLQGLDLSDNHFSGTIPMHSIMGCYNLELLILSNNSFSGQIFPTNSNWTKLGNLHLDNNHFSGTLPTWMGNMTYLEDIVMAKNHFEGPIPIELCKLVSLTFLDLSDNNLFGSVPSCFNSSSIRFFQLNKNCLSGPIPSSFQNNSKLLTLNLRDNHLTGNIPNWIGSLSSLRILLLKENHLGGQIPIQLCLLQNLNILDLSYNKFSSLIPHCLSNITFDASVHGTSLTHLSLGEAYLRSLSLYLNTKSIIIEDLPDDISPFNGFVNVEEEVEFTTKTRTYSYKGDILEYMFGIDLSCNNLAGKIPLELGRMSSNIRALNLSHNSLFGPIPVTFSNLKQIESLDLSYNNLNDKIPPQLTEMTSLAVFSVAHNNLSGTTPERKNQFGTFDESSYDGNPLLCGPPLQNSCTKMTPPSTMPVDNEGEEGDIFMDMGVFYISFVVAYITVLLGILAVLYINPYWRRAWFNLIEVCIDTCYCFFVVHYHKLFNFSLA, encoded by the exons atgtggaattcaaacttcaaagcatTTAGCAACTTGGAGGAGCTCTACTTGGATGACAATGAGATCGATGACTTCgtgaaaacaacaacaaaag GTTCAAACAACTTACCTAAGCTGCAAGTCCTAGAGTTGGGTTGGAACAAAGTTAATGCACGAATTTTCAAGTCATTGAGCACCTTCACATCATTGAAGATCTTAAGAATGAGAGGAAACAATTTGGAAGGATCGTTTACAACTGAAG aGTTGAGCAAACTAAACAACCTTGAACAGTTGATGTTGGATCGTTCATCGATTGATAAAAGTCTTCTTCATAAAATTGGAGTTATGACTTCTCTTAATGTATTGGCAGTGAGCTACTGTGGACTGAATGGCACCCTACCTGATCgag GCTGGTGTGAACTTAAGAAGCTCCAAGAGATAGACCTCAGCAACAATAATTTTGAAGGGAGACTACCTTCATGTATGGCAAACTTGACATCACTCCGGGTATTGGATCTCTCTAACAATCACTTCAATGGGAACATTGTCCAGTCTCCACTATCAAGTTTGACATCACTTGAGTACCTTTCTTTCTCTGATAACAACTTCTCAATCTCATCCacattttccttccttttcaacCTCTCAAATCTTAAGATCCTATTAAGTGATAACAATATATTAGCTTTGGAACCTGACTCTCTTACTTTGATTCCAACCTTCCAATTAAAGGTTCTCAGTTTGTCAAATTGCTCAATTAACATTCACAATAGGACACCTCCCAGATTTCTTCATTGCCAATATGAtttgcaaataattaaactCTCTCACAATAAGTTGGTTGGGCAGTTCCCTTACTGGTTGTTAGAGAACAATACAAGATTGGAGATCTTTATTGTAAATAATAACTCTTTCACGGGGCCTTTTATGGTGCCATATGATATTCGTCCCAACATGTTGAGCATAGATATTTCTGATAATTACTTACATGGTCCAATTCCCACAAACCTCGgtttaatttttccaaatttagaATCTTTAAAAATGTCTAGAAATAAATTTGAAGGCAATATTCCTTCTTCTTTTGGGAATTTGGTTTTCTTACAGGGTCTAGACTTGTCTGATAATCATTTCTCGGGAACCATACCAATGCATTCCATAATGGGTTGCTACAATTTAGAATTACTCATATTATCAAACAATAGCTTCAGTGGCCAAATATTTCCTACCAATTCTAATTGGACTAAGCTAGGAAATTTACATTTGGACAACAATCACTTCTCAGGCACGCTTCCAACATGGATGGGGAACATGACATATTTAGAAGATATTGTTATGgccaaaaatcattttgaagGTCCTATTCCAATTGAGTTATGCAAACTCGTTTCTCTTACATTTCTTGACCTTTCGGACAACAATCTTTTTGGCTCTGTTCCATCTTGCTTCAATTCCTCAAGTATCcgtttttttcaattaaataaaaattgcttGAGCGGTCCAATTCCAAGTTCTTTCCAAAACAACTCCAAACTACTTACACTGAATCTTCGAGATAACCATCTAACTGGAAACATTCCTAATTGGATTGGCAGCCTCTCATCATTGAGAATTCTTCTcttgaaagaaaatcatttAGGAGGTCAAATTCCAATTCAACTATGCCTTTTGCAGAACTTAAACATTTTGGATCTTTcctacaataaattttcaagtCTAATTCCTCATTGCTTGAGTAACATTACTTTTGATGCATCTGTCCATGGAACTTCTTTAACACATTTATCTTTAGGGGAAGCTTATTTAAGGAGTTTGTCATTATATTTGAAcacaaaatcaataattatCGAAGATCTGCCTGATGATATATCTCCGTTTAATGGATTTGTGAATGTTGAAGAAGAAGTAGAGTTCACAACAAAAACTAGAACTTACTCTTACAAGGGTGACATCCTCGAGTACATGTTTGGAATTGACCTCTCGTGCAACAACCTAGCAGGTAAAATCCCACTGGAACTCGGTAGGATGAGCAGCAACATTCGTGCATTGAACTTGTCACACAATAGTCTATTCGGACCCATCCCGGTAACATTCTCAAATCTAAAGCAAATAGAGAGTCTGGATCTTTCATACAACAATTTGAATGACAAAATTCCACCTCAGTTGACCGAAATGACCTCTCTAGCGGTCTTTAGTGTGGCACACAACAACTTATCAGGCACAACACCagagagaaaaaatcaattTGGAACATTTGATGAAAGCAGTTACGATGGGAACCCTCTCCTGTGTGGACCTCCATTACAGAATAGTTGCACCAAAATGACACCACCATCTACAATGCCAGTGGATAATGAAGGGGAAGAAGGTGATATTTTCATGGACATGGGTGTCTTCTACATAAGCTTTGTGGTGGCTTACATAACAGTCCTGTTGGGAATTCTTGCAGTTCTTTACATAAATCCATACTGGCGTAGGGCGTGGTTTAACCTCATTGAAGTGTGCATTGACACTTGCTACTGCTTTTTTGTGGTTCATTACCATAAGTTGTTCAATTTCAGCCTTGCATAG